The sequence TCCTGCGACTTCGGGAGCGGCGGCACCGCCGCGAGCTCCGCCTCGGTGACCGACTCCGGCCAGACGACGGGCTCGGGGTATCCGCGCCGGATCCCCTCCAGTCCCGCCCTGAGCAGGACGCCGAGCGCGAGCCAGGGGTTGGCGGTCGCGTCCGCGGCCCGGTATTCGAGGTTGAGCTGGGCGCCGGCGTCCGGTCCGGTCCCCGGGCAGATGCGGAGCATGGCCTCCCGGTTGCGTTCGGCGAGGAAGGCCCCGCCGGCGCTCCAGCGGTGCGGGGTCAGGCGCAGGAAGGACACCGGGCTCGCGGCCGTCACGGCGGTCAGCGCGGGGGCGTGGCGCAGAATGCCCGCGGAGAACCGCGTCCCCAGCTCCGACAGCCCGCCCGGCCGGGACGGGTCGTGGAGGGCCGGGTTTCCGTCGGCGTCGCGGAACGACAGGTGGATGTGGACGCCGTTGCCGGTGCCCGCCGGGTCGAGGAGCGGGGCGAAGCAGGCCCGCAGCCCGCGCCGCCGGGCGAGGTCGCGGACCAGCTCGCGCAGCAGCACGGCCCGGTCGGCGGCGACGAGGCCCTCCGCCGGGCTGAGCGTGATCTCGTGCTGGGCGTCGCCGTACTCCGGCAGCCACGTCTCGGGGGCGAACCCGGCCTGCTCCAGGAGGGTCACCAGGTCGGAGCCGAAGGGTTCGGCGGTGCGGTACCTCTCGAAGGAGAAGGGCGGCGAGGGCGCAGTGCCCGCCAGGGTGAACTCGTGCTCGAACGAGGCGATCACGGTGACGCCGAGCTCGGCGCGGAGCTCTTCGAGGGCCGTGGTGAGGAACCTCCGCGGGCAGCACTCCCAGGGGGTGCCGTCGGGCAGCGTCTGGTCCGCCAGGTACAGCCGCGTGCCCGGCAGGCCGCCGTCGGCGGGGATGTCGACGCGGGTGGCAGGGTCGGGCATGAGCCGCAGGTCGCCCGTGGAGCCGAACACGTTGTCGGCGATCGGCCCGAAGCCGGTGATCGCCAGGTCGGCGGGGACCCAGCCGGTACCGCTCCGCAGCAGCGCCTCCTCGCGGGAGGCGGGCACGGCACGGCCGCGGAGCTGGGCGGCCAGGTCGCAGGTGGCGACGTAGACGGTGGGCGCTGTGGTCATGGCGGAGTGCTGCTCCTCGGACGGGGACGACGTCATGCCTGGGCCGCCTTCCGGGCCTCAGGGGTGGGACTCGTACCGGCGGGGTCGTCGGGCCGGGTCAGCTCGGCGGTCAGGCGCTCGCCGATCCGGCGTGCCAGCTTCGGCGCGGCCAGTACGGTCACCATGCCCGCCAGGCACCAGGCGGCGGCGATCCACGGGAAGTAGCTGAGCGGGCTGGCCTGTCCCACCGACTGGTTGTAGAAGACGAAGCACAGGTAGGCGATGGCGAGCACCGGGATCACGATCTCGTGCCGGGGGATCCGGCCGCGCCCGGAGAGGATGAACGCGATCACGCCCGCCCCGGCGACCGCGTAGGCCACCAGCAGGCACAGCACGCCGAGCGTGGCGAACCAGTAGTAGGCGTCGAAGGCGTGGACGCCGGTGAGGTCGAGGATCACGTCGCCGGCCACGGCGAGGACCAGCGCGGCCACCAGCGCGACCGTGGGGCTCCCGGTACGGCGGTCGGTGCGGGCGAGGGCCTTCGGGCCGAAGCCGTCCCGGGCGAGGGCGAACATGAGCCGGCTCGCCGCCGCGGTCGAGCTGATCGAGGCCGCGAACGCCGACGCCACCGCGGTGAAGGCGATGACCAGCGAGAACCACGTGCCGATGTAGGTCTGCGCGAGCGCCGACAGGGAGGACTCGGAGCCGGAGAAGGCGGCGACCCCCTTCTCGTCCGTGCCGAAGCCGACGGTCTGGGCGAACATCACGAAGACGTACAGGCCGCCGGTGAGCAGCACGCTTCCGGCCAGGGCGCGCGGGACGTTGCGGCGCGGGTCGGCGGTCTCCTCGCCCAGCGACGCGCACGCCTCGAAGCCCGCCCAGGACAGGAACGCGAACACCGTGGCGGTCATCACCGCGCTCATCGTGGTGCCGCCCAGCCCGAACACCGACAGGTCGAGCGTCTGCCCGCCGGGCGCGTGCCCGGTCCCGGTGCGGATGACGATGATGGCGCTGAGCACCAGCATGCCGAGGATGCCGACGCCCTCGACGATCAGCAGGGTCCGCGCCGTGATGCGGGACTCGCGGGAGTTGACCGCCCAGACGCCGACGGCCGCGACTGCGGCCACGGCGAACCACGGGACGTCCAGGGACAGGCCCAGGGCGGCGGCGAACGCCTCGGTGAACACCGCGGTCGCCGCCAGCGTGCACACGGCGAAGAAGATGTAGGTCCCCAGCAGGGCGAAC comes from Streptosporangium roseum DSM 43021 and encodes:
- a CDS encoding glutamine synthetase family protein, with product MTSSPSEEQHSAMTTAPTVYVATCDLAAQLRGRAVPASREEALLRSGTGWVPADLAITGFGPIADNVFGSTGDLRLMPDPATRVDIPADGGLPGTRLYLADQTLPDGTPWECCPRRFLTTALEELRAELGVTVIASFEHEFTLAGTAPSPPFSFERYRTAEPFGSDLVTLLEQAGFAPETWLPEYGDAQHEITLSPAEGLVAADRAVLLRELVRDLARRRGLRACFAPLLDPAGTGNGVHIHLSFRDADGNPALHDPSRPGGLSELGTRFSAGILRHAPALTAVTAASPVSFLRLTPHRWSAGGAFLAERNREAMLRICPGTGPDAGAQLNLEYRAADATANPWLALGVLLRAGLEGIRRGYPEPVVWPESVTEAELAAVPPLPKSQEEALNELEKDDVVGGFFAPDLLTTYLAVRRAELAALAGLDDAECCRRIADVH
- a CDS encoding APC family permease yields the protein MTEELRSPRKLRLWEALALSVGLMGPTLAMALNGAGVSATVGKAVPLVFVLGLIGVALVAYGFVRLTRHFNHAGSVYALAGVTLGPRAGFFGGFALLGTYIFFAVCTLAATAVFTEAFAAALGLSLDVPWFAVAAVAAVGVWAVNSRESRITARTLLIVEGVGILGMLVLSAIIVIRTGTGHAPGGQTLDLSVFGLGGTTMSAVMTATVFAFLSWAGFEACASLGEETADPRRNVPRALAGSVLLTGGLYVFVMFAQTVGFGTDEKGVAAFSGSESSLSALAQTYIGTWFSLVIAFTAVASAFAASISSTAAASRLMFALARDGFGPKALARTDRRTGSPTVALVAALVLAVAGDVILDLTGVHAFDAYYWFATLGVLCLLVAYAVAGAGVIAFILSGRGRIPRHEIVIPVLAIAYLCFVFYNQSVGQASPLSYFPWIAAAWCLAGMVTVLAAPKLARRIGERLTAELTRPDDPAGTSPTPEARKAAQA